In the genome of Daucus carota subsp. sativus chromosome 9, DH1 v3.0, whole genome shotgun sequence, the window ttaatttaaaattttaattcaacagCTGTAATTAATGCCATCCGCCACATTTGAATTGACCGTTgcaagataatatatttaaatgaactTACGACGGTTTTAGTACTTACGACGTATGTTCGGAATTGTGACGTATTTTGCAACTTTCGACTTGAGCAAAAACGACGGAAAAAATCCGTCGTAAAGTAGGAACTTACGACAGACTTGCGCCTTAACTTCCGTCGTAAAAACCCTGTTTTGTTGCACTAAAAATTGAAGATTGATTAGCCCAAAATCACTCAAATGCTTCAATGTCTCAACAACAAACTTAAGAACACTTGAAGATCTTAAGAGATTTTTCGCGAAACTAGTAGAAAACAAGAAGCAATCTGTAATTGACGTTATTAACTCAAAAATGACAATAAAGCTGATAAAGATCAAAATCGAAGCAAGTAATCCACTATggtttatttattatatgaaaaaaaaatggcAAAAACTTGAGATACATTGTAAAAATGTCGAGCATATGGGTTTATAGCTAATTTAGGACAATTAATTAGCgcaaaatttaattgaaaagaaATCAAGGCTCCCGGGACGAAGAAAAAGGAGCCACAGAGACAAGTTTAGGCTCTCGAAGGCCAATGTAAGGCTTGAAGGGGACCTTGGGAGCCAAAATCGAAACTTAAAATCATAGATGAGTCtcacagaaattaatttaaaagataaaaaggTCAAAAAAGTCAAAAAAGTCATCAAGAGTCCAGTAAGATCTATAAAGAGCTTCTCAGAAACTCTTCAAGAGCCTACAAGAGCCGAACTAAGTCTATGATCAAGCCTCTAGCATTTAAAACTTAATATTCAAAACTATATTTTAGAAATCCACGTTTGGATTTTAGTTccaattagagtcaacttgaaGTCTCTTGGATGTAAAAAGGGTGTCCAGGGCAAAGATAAATGACTAGGGCCATCCGTGGTGCTTAGTTGAGTAGGATGCTCATGGGTAGGACCAAAATGCTCCAAGCCCTACATAGAATGGGGTTGCTAAAGCGGAGCGTTCGAGAGCGCTTGAATAAACCCGAATACTTTGAGAGGGCTTAAGTGACCTAACTTTCTAATTAAGAGCATCTTAGGGGATAAACCCAGTCATGTTCTTCGACTGCTCGAGAGCACCTAGGAGCGCCTAACTGGCCCAAGAGCGTCCGGGTAGTCAATAGTGCTCGAGTGAACCTAACGGCGCAGTTGTCCAAATGCATATGTGAGTTTTTAGggataaaaattcaaaattcatttGCTAATTGCGaaggataaaaaaatatataacacagAAAACTCATGTCccaaattgttatattaatcaaaaccattatcaataatataatcaatcaaACTATAATGCTCAAGCCTACAACACTCAAGTATCGGCCGCTCTTTAAGCGATAATTAAGTCTACATCTTGAACATTCATAATAAACATAATATggctatgtatatatagacatatcAAACTTAGCAAAATTATAaggaattttgaatttttaaccaAATTAGAGTTCAATTCATATTGTGTTGATATCCAAAAATCCTTCTCTTGCTTTATGACAAAAACAAatgttttataataattgtctagaATTACAATTATTGCAAGATCGGCCAACCTCATGCCACCATTGTAGTAGGTTGACCTAACAATCCCCCTTTAGCCCAATACAATTTCATAACCAAGGCAGCGGTCACCATCCAGACATAGATGTCCATCCGCCAATGACTCCCCTCATACAAGAATCCCCCCGTCTCCTTCTTCCAAACATTGTGTGTCGTTAAAATCCACTTAGGGACCTCCAAACCACCGTTCTTCATGATAACGGCATATCCATCAACAAAATCATCATGTGCTTCAACCACGAGTGCTCTTCCATAAGATGATTCACCCTATCTCTGCTTTCTTAATCTTTCGGGCCTCGAGAAAAACATCAATAATGTCATCCAAATAATTCACCTTGgtgattaaaatattgaaaaaattatgaTGATCTCTTCCATCTCGAGTACAATATGATTGATTCATGATGTAAGGACTAACCGTCATAAAGCACGTAGCTTTGTCTCTTCCCACTTTCGTAGGCTTCTTGTCACCAAATCCCTCATCGTACTCGGCCATATCAACTGAATCCCGATTTTTACTTCAACCTCATCAATCATGAACCATGACTCTTGATATCATTTGTTAGGATAAAAATACGAGATTCACCTTATAATTTCAAAGCACAGacacaaaatatataacatgGAAAAGCAAcatcccaacttgtattattaatcaaaatcgTTATCACTAATACAATCAATCAAACTTTGATGATCAAGcctacaataatgaagcacccgTACTTCAAGCGATACttaagtctacatcttgagtatacataacatatataatatgacCATGTGTATATAGCCATTTCAAACTTAGCTAAATAATAATCTAATTCTGAAAtgtcaaaatcaaatcagattGATTAGTATTGAGTTGAGATATAAGAACCCTTCTCTTGATTTAAGACAAATTCATACATTTTATAATAACTGTCTAAATATGCACGAGAGCGTCCAAGTGGCCTACCAGGCTTTGAGCCGCCTAGAGGTGGTGTACTCAAGGCGGCCATAAGGACTTAGATGAGTGGATTGGCTGAGTGACCTCCTTAAAGCTTGTATTAGTGGCCTTTGTGAACTTATCTTGATTATGTGAACTTAGTTACCAGATTCTAGATTGCCAACTCAAAATGATGAACCCAAATTACGAAATAGAAGgaatattttatagaaaatataatgaaatatagaAATATGTGAAGTAATTCTTGAAAGGTTAAATAATTGGAGGAGAATTCACAAGAAACACCTAGGTGTACAAcctatttattagataaatctTCCACAATACTTGCAAAATTCAAGAAATAATTAAGGGGTTTTGGGTATAATTACGAAATAACCAGTGACTAAGTAGCGATTTACACAACaaatgaattaaattttaaacagaatatcactaaattttcCCACAACCCCACTATCTCCTCCAACCCGGCCTGCCTCCACCTTCACTTCCAGCAACTTCATGCCGCCACCCTAACCATGTCCGCCGCTACTCCATTTTTGCCTTAACCGTATCTACAACCAATGAATCCAACCCATTTCCACATtctccttcttcatcttctcctcctccaccacctccacctACGTCACTTCCACCTTTGTCGTCCTCACTTCCATCATCTTCCGCGTATTACTTCCAGTTTTAAAGATTCAGTTCTTTCTATTTATCAACAACTACCAAACAGAGCACTCTGTTGAATCAAGTACAAGTACAAGAACAGATCTACAGATTTTACCCAATTTCCAAGAGTTTTCATCAAGTTttgcaacacaaatcactagattacaaagagaatatcactaatttctgaaGCGCATGTCACTTATTTGTATAGCAGAATTCAtcaatttttgtaaatatatcaACGGGTATATCAAAACTTTAACGACATTATAATTTATGACAGAGTCTAGTCGTTCatgagattgagagagagagatcgtCGAAAAAAGAGCAGGAGAGGGGAAGGGAAAGGACGAAGGTGTTGATGACGGAGAGAAGACGAAGTTGGTGATGGCGTAGAGAGAGCAAGGATAGTGATGACGGGGAGGGGGAGGGACAAAGTTGGTGCCGATGATGAGATGATGGTGAAATCAGGGCGGTGAGGTGGGTGGTAATGTTGGTGGAGTGGGTGGGCGGGTTTTACTCATTGCAGATTTGTTTTAGTGGAGTGCATTTAGTAATTACAAGAGATTAAAtaatggtttttagtttttattttgagagcggtttctatttgattatgagcatatatttgtgtgtgagtgtatatatatatatatatatatgagttaagttctatgaagtaaaaaaaattggagtattggagtacaaagtttgataaaatgtaatctagtcatctaaatttcaatttttttttgtccaataatatttgtaaatatttgacaacctgcacattatgttctgcaacataaacatcgtgatcaaatggtaagaataattacttttataaatcatagcactctatgcaatataactaataagcagaacaataatcttaatacttgttaaagttgaaagatattaatgattaattgacaattatgtgcaagacaacttataaatgatagattatatcaaaatttggataatcaaagatattatataggatcaaactaaaaagttatgatttgtactccaatactccaatgtttttatgtactccatagaacttaactatatatatatatatatatatatatatatatatatatatatatatatatatatatatatatatttaaatataaaatactttgCAATTATAACTTATTGTGTTATATTAAATTGTACTCGCCAAATttcttttgttatgtttttctcatctgtttatttatatatttatagtaaCACAATTTTACATCATCTCAATTTAAttcatattaaataattatatagatgTTTTAACCATATattaaatctatatattttaatttttaattgtacCCGTGCTTTATATGGTATTAATACAATTAGATTACCAATACTATTTAGAACGTGTTTGCCTCGGATTTTATGTCCCAAAGTTAAGTAAATTAGACTTTAAGCGAAAAGATTTGTGTCTGTATAAGAAGTTGAAGtcgatttaaaattaaaaataaacgaGAATTTGGtaggatatatttttttaatcaacttactttatttatgattttttaataaaaatcattttcaatattaaaataaagaaactatcaaatttattattattattatcatttttaataatttataaattatctatGATATACTATTAATAGTCGAACAAGCAAAATTTAAATGGTATCATGTCACTTTTAAGTCTTAATTTTAAGTCACATGTGTCCTAGTATTTAACAAATATTGTACTAAAACATCCGTGAAGTATGGGAAAGCAACAATTGCAACAATTGATACGGAGAACTGAGCTTCAAACTCTGGACACTTGCGGTTCAAATCGAAATGAAAGAGATCAAAGGAAACTCCTCAAATTCAGTCCGAGATGAAGAAATTCCAGTGGATATCTTGCTCACTGAAGTATTTGTTCGACTGCCAGCTCAATCGGTTGTTAGTTGCATGTGTTTTTGCAAGCGCTGGTACAATTCTATTAGAAAGACTAGTTTCACTGATTTCTATTTGAATGAATGCAAATTATATGCTGATCGTTACCTGATCTGTAGTGGGGAAGATTCTTTTGGCTTAGTTTCGTGCAAATCATTAAGTGTGATTTCCAATTATCCTTACCCGTCTAAAAAGTTTTCTGATTCAGCCGTGCAAATTGTTGGCTCGGCTAATGGTTTGTTGTGCTTGTTTTCCTTTGATCTGTCATATGAACCAATTTATCTGATGAACCCATCTATCAGGAAATATAAGGTTATTGATTCTTCAGCTATTGTCCACCGGACAATTGGAATTGACACTAGAGTGATGCTTGGATTCGGGTATCACGAAAAAAGTAAGGATTATAAGATTGTCAGGTTTCTGGAGCGACAACAGGTCCATAGCAGGCACCTTGGAGAGGCCGATGTTGAGATTTACTCCTTGTGCAGTGATGCTTGGAAAGAGATTCAAGTACAATATTTCCCTTGGATTGTACGAGATGAGGCGTTATCAATAATGTGCAATGATAATCTTCACTGGATTGCACATAATTGTGATCGCGATGATCcggtcatcttgtcattcaacATTGAAAAGTATGTATTGGACGAGGTGAAATTGCCTGATCTTACGGTTCatacagattctactctaactgtGACAGCAGTTGTTCTGAAGGAATGTCTTTGTTCATTTGGGTACGTCCTTCCTGTGGGGTCAGGTGAAGAAATTACTAGATGCTACTTATGGATTATGAAGGATTACGGAGTGGCTGAGTCATGGACAATGTTATATGAGATCGATTGTCAAGTAAAAATTCGAAGGTGCTTTAGCTCTACAAGGGATGACCGACTAATCTTGGAAGACGTCCATGAAAATATTCTTTTGTACAAGACTGAGACCAGAAGCTTTGACCATCTGAACATCCCTCAGAAACCGTTTTTGGTAAAGATTGTTCCCTACATGGAGAGTCTCATTTTAATTGATCAGGAAAATGAAATCCTGAAAGTCCAATCTCCTGGGAGAGAACATATTCGTGAGGTTATTTCAGAAGATGAAGATAGTGACGATCTAGAACAGTTCTCAGAAGATTATTCTAATGAAGATGAAGCATCTGAAGAAGATTATTATGAAATCTCTGATGGAGAAGTCTCTGATCGAGGGTTCTGACAAAGAACTTTCTGAAGGTTCTGACAAAGAACTTTCTGCATATCATGACGAGGAGTCTTCTAATCAGGTTCTCAATCGCGCTCTCAAAGAGGGAGATAAAAGTGATCAGAGAGGTGAAAAGGATAAACAGTTGTCCGAAAGACCTTCTGATAACAGTAATGATTGTTTAGTGGGTGAAGAAGGCAGTTCTGACTGTTTCCCAAAGCCTGAGGACAAGACCAGTTGCAGTACCGGAGCAACAGGTACAATTACATTCTTCAAgactaaatttaaatgttttaattaCACTGGTTACATGATTCTGGGCTCTTGTTTTTCATCAACTCTGTAGGTTCTTTTGGCATGTAATTTTGAAGGCAGAAATATGAGGCATAGTAGATAATATCTTTCTGTTACACTGGAAGTTAATTTGTGGGCTAAATGCTCTTTTAACCATCAATGTTTGCGGGTATGTACCGATACAACCTTGATATTTTGACTCGGCCGATTCAACCCTCCAAGCATCCGATATGTTCCGATTAGCCCTCAAACAAAAAAAGGTATATAACGGATGGACAATCATGAAATTTCTCACTCGTGAGGGTTAGAAGAGCATTAAacattgagggttaaaaggaacatctaatgtaatctttagTTTTCAAAGGAACCTCTAGTGTAttctttaagggttaaaaggaacgaacaaactctatttttaataataattgtcTAGTTTACCCTTTgtaatatattctttttttagCTTTATCCCGGTATGAGGGTTAATCGGAACATAGCAGGGTTGAATCGGACGAGTTAAAACATTGCGACACGTTGGTACACACCCCAAACATTGAGGATTAACAGGGCATTAAGCCTGATTTGtctgaataataaattttcacttTGCACTACAACAGATTCAGCATCACACaacggtttttgcccgttgtctgagACCACGGAAAACCGTTGTCTACCGAGACGCCGTCTGATGTGCGTATCAGACAACGGTGCGCACTGTTGTGTGATAGTGCTGAACACGATGGTTTACGTTGAAAAAACTGTTGTGCAACACCCAGAACCAACAATGTTTTCTATTAAACGTGGTGTTGTTAATAATCCTTCTTAACAATAGTTGCTTTCAGAAATAATGTTGTTAGAGAGGCATTCCACAACAGTTTTAGTTTCTCCATACTGGTTGAAAGGAGGATCATACAACGATTCTTAACGAGggcatgcttgttgtttatgCTTTACTACAACAGTTTCTGGTATAAAGGTTCTTGATTAAGAACTGTTCTTACAATACTTTGTCTTTTCAACTGTTGTGCTAAATCCTTCATACAtcaatttttccaacaaaataGCTTGACGAATATGTCTTCAGACAATGTTTTATTTAGAAAGGTCCAATTGTGTAAGGACCCTTTTCACAATATGAGCATTTTTAAAGTGTTGTGTGAAATCTCTTGTACAACGGCTTATGGTTAAAACAAGCTCGTCCAAATATATGTTTACACAAGGCTTTTGGTTTTTTGTAAACTTGTTTGTACATTTCTTAGACAACGGATTCCATCTCCAAATGCCTTTGTCTTTGCGCATCTTAGACGATGGTTTTTGCATTTAGAcaatgattttaaataatataattaaactatatATGCTGGAGAATATAAATTAGCAAGCCAAAAATTAGTAACAAAATTTTTCATTGCCAACTAATAACCATAATTACAACTAATCACAAACAATAACTTAAGATCTTACTTTGTTCCAATCTATATAGTTGAATTAAAGTGCAAAGAggataaaaatttaacaaattgaACTCCAAGATGCATATAAGAATGCTTTGTCATAACAAGCCTCCATTCATTCTTCATCTTTTCAAGTTGAAGCAACAAAATACATGACAAGACACTTATCAGTAGCTTCCCATGACCATGATAGTGGATACCATGAACTGCATATCTTGCTTTCGCAAGCCAAATCCCTGTACCAGATATTCATCTTCACATCATAAACCCTGTTTCTTATCGAGTCAACGGCTTTCAACacacataaatacatataatttttgatgTTATAAACCACAAAACATGACTTGTAATTCTAACCTTTCACAAAGATACTACACTCCATATCATAACCATGGCAGAGAAAGATGAGACCCCTTGGCTCTGAACTTGGCACctgccaaaaaaataaaaagcttAAACAATAAAGAAAAGCATATTAGACA includes:
- the LOC108201136 gene encoding F-box protein CPR1-like is translated as MKEIKGNSSNSVRDEEIPVDILLTEVFVRLPAQSVVSCMCFCKRWYNSIRKTSFTDFYLNECKLYADRYLICSGEDSFGLVSCKSLSVISNYPYPSKKFSDSAVQIVGSANGLLCLFSFDLSYEPIYLMNPSIRKYKVIDSSAIVHRTIGIDTRVMLGFGYHEKSKDYKIVRFLERQQVHSRHLGEADVEIYSLCSDAWKEIQVQYFPWIVRDEALSIMCNDNLHWIAHNCDRDDPVILSFNIEKYVLDEVKLPDLTVHTDSTLTVTAVVLKECLCSFGYVLPVGSGEEITRCYLWIMKDYGVAESWTMLYEIDCQVKIRRCFSSTRDDRLILEDVHENILLYKTETRSFDHLNIPQKPFLVKIVPYMESLILIDQENEILKVQSPGREHIREVISEDEDSDDLEQFSEDYSNEDEASEEDYYEISDGEVLNRALKEGDKSDQRGEKDKQLSERPSDNSNDCLVGEEGSSDCFPKPEDKTSCSTGATGSFGM